In Methanomicrobium antiquum, one DNA window encodes the following:
- a CDS encoding type II secretion system F family protein, giving the protein MNSYERFCFNLLGERVQKKRDDYSSLRNEMLKARMKISFEAYLSTAYVSSVFAGFFMAAIIGMITFIFRLPELIVYRGNLPDIFYELSQFSLIIGTILTIIISLIIFGGITYAIFLVYPSILSSDRKRNIDATLPYAINYITAMSTAGITPAEVFKLLGESEIYGESAVEARYITREVEIFGKDLLEALRTAGQYTPSDRMRDFLQGCVASISSGSNLTEYFRNKSEQYTRENRLEQKTFLETLGLISESYVTALVAGTLFLIILQSIMSSISGDSNPVFLYAVIYGIIPLGSIMFVILIDSMTPEA; this is encoded by the coding sequence ATGAATAGTTACGAACGGTTCTGCTTTAATCTTCTTGGTGAAAGAGTACAAAAAAAAAGAGATGACTATAGTTCTCTTCGGAATGAAATGCTTAAAGCCAGAATGAAAATTTCATTTGAAGCATATCTTTCAACAGCATATGTAAGTTCAGTTTTTGCCGGATTTTTTATGGCGGCAATAATTGGTATGATTACTTTTATCTTCAGACTTCCTGAACTTATTGTTTACAGAGGAAATTTACCTGATATTTTTTACGAATTAAGTCAGTTCAGTCTTATAATCGGAACAATTTTAACAATAATAATATCTCTGATTATCTTTGGAGGCATTACATATGCAATATTTCTGGTTTATCCGAGCATTCTTTCAAGCGACAGAAAACGAAATATTGATGCAACACTTCCGTATGCAATTAACTATATTACTGCAATGTCAACTGCCGGAATCACTCCGGCAGAGGTTTTCAAACTTCTTGGTGAAAGTGAAATTTATGGGGAAAGTGCGGTTGAGGCACGCTATATCACAAGAGAGGTTGAAATATTTGGAAAAGATCTTCTTGAGGCCTTAAGAACAGCAGGACAATACACTCCCAGTGACAGGATGAGGGATTTTTTGCAGGGTTGTGTTGCAAGTATCTCAAGCGGCAGTAACCTAACAGAATACTTTAGAAATAAGTCCGAGCAGTACACCCGTGAAAACAGACTTGAGCAGAAAACTTTTCTGGAAACTCTCGGACTTATTTCAGAATCATATGTGACTGCACTTGTAGCAGGAACTTTATTTTTAATAATTCTTCAGTCAATTATGTCATCAATCAGCGGTGATTCAAATCCCGTTTTCTTATATGCCGTTATATACGGGATAATTCCTCTTGGCAGTATAATGTTTGTGATATTAATTGATTCGATGACTCCGGAGGCCTGA
- a CDS encoding PAS domain-containing protein, translated as MVDDHKEFSKILEVLKENPRGMSVKQISEAIGINRISVGHYLELMLLLGQVDMESYGQAKVFYQSKRVPMFTMMDFTSDSVLLVSDKCNVVSANKKLLELIDSKVKKPEGMNCHDLFNDFNLNIENYVKKAAETGEINEEITIIKNNSPLYFKIKIIPTVFTDGTPGFTIIMEDITDYKKSVEALKESEQNLKELVKNLGVFMGNIKEFEKLNADIRNPLQTIVGVTDLEGGETAGIVYNQAIEIDRKLKEIDIGWKEAENIREFIKKYAELKKEE; from the coding sequence ATGGTTGATGATCATAAGGAATTTTCAAAGATACTTGAAGTCCTTAAAGAAAATCCCAGAGGCATGTCTGTCAAACAGATATCTGAAGCAATCGGAATAAATAGAATATCAGTTGGACATTATCTGGAATTAATGCTGCTTTTGGGTCAGGTGGATATGGAATCTTATGGTCAGGCAAAAGTTTTTTACCAGTCCAAAAGAGTCCCAATGTTTACGATGATGGATTTTACGTCAGATTCAGTACTGCTTGTATCTGACAAATGCAATGTTGTAAGTGCAAATAAAAAATTATTAGAGCTTATTGACTCAAAAGTAAAGAAACCTGAAGGGATGAACTGCCATGATCTTTTTAATGACTTTAATTTAAATATAGAGAATTATGTCAAAAAAGCGGCAGAAACTGGTGAGATCAATGAAGAGATAACTATTATTAAAAATAATTCACCACTTTACTTTAAAATTAAAATTATTCCCACTGTATTTACAGATGGTACACCAGGATTTACAATAATTATGGAAGACATCACAGATTACAAAAAATCTGTTGAAGCTTTAAAAGAAAGTGAGCAAAACCTAAAGGAGCTTGTTAAAAATCTTGGTGTTTTCATGGGAAATATAAAAGAATTTGAAAAATTAAACGCAGATATCAGAAATCCTCTTCAGACAATTGTTGGTGTAACTGATTTGGAAGGTGGAGAAACAGCAGGAATTGTATACAATCAGGCAATAGAAATTGACAGGAAATTAAAAGAGATTGATATTGGCTGGAAAGAAGCAGAAAATATCAGAGAATTTATAAAAAAATATGCTGAACTGAAAAAGGAAGAATAA
- a CDS encoding type II secretion system F family protein, whose protein sequence is MSIFKKKDTGEDKNIKSKDDEQQEEILEKIEVRRKKSEGFNRIFEHPFLVLTEKPENILLVSIPLALLFFLGGVTTTVMQYGLISLIKSTFIDDLFVFALIIALLPFTILDLKEAMRRRSIETALPNFFRDVAGMNESGMTLPNAISTVSNGDYGKLTSYIKKMNNEISWNIPFIEAIFRFGESLGTPLAKRSVDLVAKASLAGGNVSEVLKAAANDSYEFINLADERRNNMMIYVVIVLVSFLVFMGVIAIMTSTFLETMANAGSAVQGSGSSGQSLSFGGNLDMDLYRRIFTHASLIQGFFSGLVAGQMGEGRAVAGLKYSIIMMAIAWVAFRFII, encoded by the coding sequence ATGAGTATTTTTAAGAAAAAAGACACTGGAGAAGATAAGAATATAAAAAGTAAAGATGATGAGCAACAGGAAGAAATTCTTGAGAAAATAGAAGTCAGGAGAAAAAAGAGCGAAGGTTTTAACCGGATATTTGAGCACCCTTTTTTGGTTTTAACTGAAAAACCGGAGAATATTCTTCTCGTGTCAATTCCACTTGCTCTTTTATTCTTTTTAGGAGGAGTTACAACCACAGTAATGCAGTACGGGTTAATCTCTCTAATAAAATCTACATTTATTGATGATTTATTTGTATTTGCACTTATCATTGCACTTTTGCCCTTCACAATTCTGGATTTAAAAGAAGCAATGCGCAGAAGAAGTATTGAGACTGCTCTTCCAAATTTTTTCAGAGATGTTGCAGGAATGAATGAGAGCGGGATGACTCTTCCAAATGCAATCAGCACAGTCTCAAACGGGGATTATGGAAAACTCACTTCATATATCAAAAAAATGAATAATGAAATTTCATGGAATATTCCTTTTATTGAGGCAATTTTCAGATTTGGTGAGAGTCTTGGAACACCTCTTGCAAAAAGGAGTGTTGATCTTGTTGCAAAGGCAAGTTTAGCCGGAGGAAATGTGAGCGAAGTCTTAAAAGCCGCTGCAAACGATTCTTATGAGTTCATCAATCTGGCAGATGAACGAAGAAACAATATGATGATTTATGTGGTGATTGTACTGGTGTCATTTCTTGTCTTTATGGGTGTAATTGCAATTATGACAAGCACTTTTCTTGAAACAATGGCAAATGCAGGTTCTGCTGTCCAGGGCTCAGGCAGTTCAGGTCAGTCTCTTTCTTTTGGAGGGAATCTGGATATGGACTTATATAGACGTATATTTACACATGCATCATTAATTCAGGGGTTCTTCTCAGGTCTTGTGGCAGGTCAGATGGGTGAAGGCAGAGCTGTTGCCGGATTGAAATATTCTATTATCATGATGGCTATTGCGTGGGTCGCTTTCAGATTTATTATCTGA